The nucleotide sequence GTTCCTATTAAAAACTATCATTTAGCTCATTGCTGTTTCTTTTGATGGTTACTCTGCCGCTTGTTTGAGGTTGATCTAAGAGTTTTTTTAGGGTTAGGCAGTTTCTTGTAGCGTTAGCGTTATAGTCGTTGTTGAAGTAGCAGAGCACTTTAGCAGGGTTTTGACGCGTGATCTTCTCTGCCCACTGAGCGAGTTCATCGTCGGGATAGTTATGTTGGTACCAGCCGTTTTTGCCGTGAAACCGAACATAAAGGGAATCAGTAGTTTTTACGATTCCATCAGGTAACCCCGAAGCTGAGACACAACAAAAAACCAAGTTCTGCGCCTGCAATAAGTCGTAGACTTCGCTGTCCCACCAGCTCGGATGCCTAAATTCTAAAGCATTAGTCACGGAGGGATCAAGCTGGGTTACGATTGTTTGAAGCAACTGCATGTCTTTGTGGATAGAGGGAGGCAACTGAAACAAAATGCAGAGAAGTTTTTCACGTAAGAGGTGTGCTAGTTGGTAGAAGTTTTTGGTGAGCTGTTCGGTGTTGTGGAATTTTCGGCTGTGAGTTATGGCTCTGTTGGCTTTAAGTGTGAACTTGAAGGTTTCAGGTGTTTTTTGGTACCAGTCTTTGAGCATTTTCTCGGTTGGGTAACGATAGAAGGTGCTGTTAGCTTCCAACGTGTTGAAGTGCGCGGCATAGTATAGTAGCCATTTCGGTTTAGCGAGACCTGCAGGGTAGAATTTGCCCCGCCAGTGGTCGTAGTAGAATCCTGAACACCCAAAATAGCACTCCAAAACCAGCAACCATTTTTTTTATTACTTCGCAGGTCTAATAGTTTTTGCGGCGACCAACCGCAAGCACACTTTAACTAGCCTCTCCCCAGACAGATAAGGTCTCTTGAGCACCCGCCTTTTAAAGGAAAAAGCGCAACCATGGACCGTGAAATCATGACACAAAAACAAACCTTGACCGAAGATTTTTTGGTCGATTTGACTTTGCATAATTTTTCTGCAGCTATGCTAAGGGAGTTCGCTGTTAAAATTGTGAAGCCCTACTTTGGCGGTAACATAAACCAAGCGTTCAGAAGCCTTATGGCTAAGGCGATTGAAGAAGAAACCCTGTTCATGGATGCCGTAGCTAATACAAACAGGTAAATCTCTTGATTTTCGCATTTTTGTTAATTAAAGTTGGATTTTGAATTCATAAATCTCATAATAGCCCTCGTTGAACTTCTATAATAGGTGCACCTAACGATTACCCTTGCCAATACGCAAACGTTTGCTTACAGGAGCCGCCGCTGCAATGGTTAAAACAACCTACATTCATGCAGCTGCCTCAGTGGCTATCCTGTTAGGAAGCATGTCGTTGATAGCGTATCTTCTGGTTTTCATGGCTGATGGAACAGTATACACGCACCTGCTTTATTTGCCCATTGTACTTTTCAGCGCATTGTGGAAAAGAAAAAGCGTGATTTTAACCTCAATCCTCATTGCATTCCTATTTGCAGCCGCCTTCCTTTTTGCCCCCCAACTCTCACTGACTGATAACTTGGTTAGGGCAGCGGCGTTCCTGATAGTAAGCTACATAACAGGCTACCTCTTTGAACGCAGAGCAAAAATCGAAAAAGAACTCGTTGCTCAAAAAGAAAAAACAGACCGCACCATAGACGGAATGGGCGATTTACTGTTTGTCTTAGACCAAAACCAAAGAGTCATCCGCGTAAACAAGGCAACCTGCAACGCTTTACAGAAGAAACCAGAAGAACTCTTAGGCAAACACTGCTACGAAATAGTCCACGGCACCCATTCACCTTGGCCCACGTGTCCAGCATCAAAAACATTACAGTCAAACCAGTCAGTTACAGAAGAAATTAATGACCCAAACTTGGGCAAGATATTACTAGTAACGACTTCGCCATTAACCGATGTAGATGGCAGAATCATTGAATGCGTTCACAGCGCCAAAGACATAACAGAAATCAAAAAAGCACAGCAAGAACTCACCATCGCAGGGCAACTGTTTGATTCCGTCTCTGACTCCCTCATAGTACACGACTTAGAAGGCAGAATTATCTTCTTCAATGAAGCCGCTCACCAGATGAGAGGCTACACCAAAGAAGAATTCCAAAACCTAAATGTAGCAAACCTTCAAGCACCCAACGATACCTGGGATATGACGGCAATCATCAAACAATTGGAAGATAATAAAGAAGGAACCTTTAATTCTTTCAACGTTCGAAAAGATAGAATCGTTTTTCCAATTGAAGTCCACTCGCGATTAGTCGAGTTGGAAGGCAAAAAATTCGTCGTATGCGCTGGACGCGATGTAACAGAACGCAAAAAAATGGAGGAAGCCCTCGGACTCTCCGAAGCAAGATACAGAGCTTTGGTTGAAAGCGCTGACGACGCCATTTTACTAAGCGACCTCAACGGAAAAACAATCTACCGAAACCCCGCCTACTATCGCCAACTTGGTTTTTCTGAAGGCGAATCTGACGATTTTGCACAGATACACCCCGAAGATTTGCCAGCAGTTGCCCAGAAGAGAAATCAACTGATAAAAACAGGTTCATCAACAACCGAGTATAGAGTCAAACATCGTAACGGTTCATGGGTTTACCGATTTGCACGGTCATCTTTAATCTACAACAAACGCCAAATGCCCTACGCAGTGCTATCCATAATCAGAGACGTAACAGAACAAAAAATGGTCGAACACCAACTAAGGGAAAACCAAGAAAAAATGGCACTCATCAACGAAAAGCTCCGCGTTGTAGGAAGCCTAACAAGACATGACGTACGCAACAAACTCGGCACCATCACTGGCTACTCCTACTTGATTAAAAAGAAGCTAAAAGACAACCCTGAAGTTGTCGACAAACTGGACAAGATGGTGCAGTCTGTTAGGGATGTGGAACGCATCTTCGATTTTGCGCGAGCGTATGAAAGATTAGGCTCAGAAGAATTAACGTTTGTCGATGTCGGAAAAGCCGTGAACGACGCAAAAGCCCTCTTCTCCGACCCAATTCCCTCAGTCATCAACAACTGCAGTGGCTTACTGGTTTTGGCCGATTCATTTCTAAGTCAAATGTTCTACAACTTCATAGATAACACACGGAAGCACGGCAAAAAAGCCACAACCATAAAAATATCCTATGAAGAAGCTGATAACGAAGTTAAATTGATCTACCAAGACGACGGCGAAGGAATTTCAAAAGAAAACAAGCCAAACCTGTTTAAGGAAGGTTTTAGCACCGCGGGTAGCTCGGGGTTCGGTTTGTTCTTAATCAAGAAAATGATTCAGGTTTACGGTTGGGATATAAGAGAAGACGGGGAACCTGGAAAAGGCGTCCGATTCGTGATGAGCATTCCCAAAGAAAAAATCCAATCTACACCCCAACAATAATTTGTTTTTGCAGCAAATTCTTATTGTTCAATGAGCCATATTTGCAATCGGTGCCCGATTTGGCTGGACTACTCGACCCCCTAACCGTAAAAGGTGTTACTCTCCGTAATCGCATAGTTATGCCTCCGATGCAGTCAGGCAGAGCAGACTTCGACGGCGCCGTCACAACTAAACTCATCAACTTCTACGTTCGCCGCTCAGCCGCGCTTGGATTGCCAATAGTTGAGCACGCATACATCTCGCC is from Candidatus Bathyarchaeota archaeon and encodes:
- a CDS encoding DUF72 domain-containing protein, whose protein sequence is MECYFGCSGFYYDHWRGKFYPAGLAKPKWLLYYAAHFNTLEANSTFYRYPTEKMLKDWYQKTPETFKFTLKANRAITHSRKFHNTEQLTKNFYQLAHLLREKLLCILFQLPPSIHKDMQLLQTIVTQLDPSVTNALEFRHPSWWDSEVYDLLQAQNLVFCCVSASGLPDGIVKTTDSLYVRFHGKNGWYQHNYPDDELAQWAEKITRQNPAKVLCYFNNDYNANATRNCLTLKKLLDQPQTSGRVTIKRNSNELNDSF
- a CDS encoding PAS domain S-box protein; the encoded protein is MVKTTYIHAAASVAILLGSMSLIAYLLVFMADGTVYTHLLYLPIVLFSALWKRKSVILTSILIAFLFAAAFLFAPQLSLTDNLVRAAAFLIVSYITGYLFERRAKIEKELVAQKEKTDRTIDGMGDLLFVLDQNQRVIRVNKATCNALQKKPEELLGKHCYEIVHGTHSPWPTCPASKTLQSNQSVTEEINDPNLGKILLVTTSPLTDVDGRIIECVHSAKDITEIKKAQQELTIAGQLFDSVSDSLIVHDLEGRIIFFNEAAHQMRGYTKEEFQNLNVANLQAPNDTWDMTAIIKQLEDNKEGTFNSFNVRKDRIVFPIEVHSRLVELEGKKFVVCAGRDVTERKKMEEALGLSEARYRALVESADDAILLSDLNGKTIYRNPAYYRQLGFSEGESDDFAQIHPEDLPAVAQKRNQLIKTGSSTTEYRVKHRNGSWVYRFARSSLIYNKRQMPYAVLSIIRDVTEQKMVEHQLRENQEKMALINEKLRVVGSLTRHDVRNKLGTITGYSYLIKKKLKDNPEVVDKLDKMVQSVRDVERIFDFARAYERLGSEELTFVDVGKAVNDAKALFSDPIPSVINNCSGLLVLADSFLSQMFYNFIDNTRKHGKKATTIKISYEEADNEVKLIYQDDGEGISKENKPNLFKEGFSTAGSSGFGLFLIKKMIQVYGWDIREDGEPGKGVRFVMSIPKEKIQSTPQQ